One genomic segment of Vibrio quintilis includes these proteins:
- a CDS encoding flagellar motor switch protein FliG, with product MNTAESTQAKKQNKLNPVEQTALVLLGMGEDAAAKVLRHFSRDETQRVTRAMAKLSGIKSDNAHRVIQSFFDDFRQHSGIRGASKEYLSNTLRKALGNDLAKGLLNNLYGDEIRNNMQRLQWVDAEILARFIADEHPQMQAIFLAYLPADSSSEVLKHLPQDYHDELLYRIARLQDIDHQVANDLNDLIERCIEQVSVTQSAPLSGVKQVADIINRFQGDRAALMEMLKLHDENVVEEIEENMFEFLVLGRQTEETMDRLVQEVPLELWTVALKGADISLQQAIKRSMPQRMVKALEDEMQVRGALPLSRVEQSRQEIMQIVRELSDSGEVELLLYQEPTVE from the coding sequence ATGAACACAGCAGAGTCGACGCAGGCGAAGAAGCAGAACAAGCTTAATCCTGTTGAACAAACCGCACTGGTTTTACTCGGCATGGGTGAAGATGCCGCAGCGAAAGTGCTGCGTCACTTCAGCCGGGATGAAACACAGAGAGTCACCCGTGCGATGGCAAAATTAAGCGGGATCAAAAGTGATAACGCGCACCGGGTCATTCAGAGTTTCTTTGATGACTTCCGTCAGCACAGCGGGATTCGGGGTGCTTCGAAAGAGTATCTGTCCAATACCTTACGCAAAGCTCTGGGGAATGATTTGGCCAAAGGGTTGCTGAATAACCTTTACGGCGATGAAATTCGTAACAATATGCAGCGTTTACAGTGGGTGGATGCGGAAATTCTTGCCCGCTTTATTGCGGATGAACACCCGCAGATGCAGGCGATTTTCCTGGCTTATCTGCCGGCAGACAGCTCTTCCGAGGTGCTGAAACATTTGCCTCAGGATTACCATGATGAACTCTTGTACCGGATTGCCCGGCTGCAGGATATCGACCATCAGGTGGCGAATGACCTCAATGACCTGATTGAGCGTTGTATCGAGCAGGTTTCTGTCACCCAGAGTGCACCGCTTTCCGGCGTGAAGCAGGTTGCGGATATCATTAACCGCTTCCAGGGCGATCGTGCTGCACTGATGGAAATGCTCAAACTGCATGATGAAAATGTGGTTGAAGAAATCGAAGAGAACATGTTTGAGTTCCTTGTGCTTGGCCGTCAGACCGAAGAAACAATGGATCGTCTGGTTCAGGAAGTGCCACTGGAATTGTGGACTGTTGCATTGAAAGGTGCCGATATTTCCCTGCAACAGGCGATTAAGCGCTCAATGCCGCAGCGGATGGTGAAAGCCCTTGAAGATGAGATGCAGGTTCGTGGTGCGTTACCACTCAGCCGGGTTGAACAGTCTCGTCAGGAAATCATGCAGATTGTCCGTGAACTGAGTGATTCTGGTGAAGTTGAATTATTGCTTTATCAGGAACCAACCGTGGAGTAA
- the fliJ gene encoding flagellar export protein FliJ, with protein MDDSKLRAVGRLQQVEEKMRDRLGQQLDTMRQRQQNMQEQLEQLADLKSHSGQSARSVPALNSALLMNLNRVDQMLQKMLSHHEQEEALMEAECHSVQKVLEHKHARVKGLEQALERWRTRKNYEKARKEQKLVEDMINARCRKRDP; from the coding sequence ATGGATGACTCAAAACTCAGGGCAGTTGGCCGGTTACAGCAAGTCGAAGAAAAGATGCGTGATCGCCTTGGTCAGCAGCTCGACACCATGCGTCAGCGTCAGCAAAACATGCAGGAGCAGCTTGAGCAGCTGGCAGATCTGAAATCCCACTCCGGCCAGTCAGCCAGAAGTGTACCTGCGTTGAACAGTGCGTTGCTGATGAACCTCAACCGGGTTGATCAGATGTTGCAGAAAATGTTGAGTCACCATGAGCAGGAAGAAGCGCTGATGGAGGCTGAGTGCCATTCAGTGCAGAAAGTACTGGAACACAAACATGCCCGGGTGAAAGGGCTGGAACAGGCGCTGGAGCGCTGGCGTACCCGGAAAAATTATGAAAAAGCAAGGAAAGAGCAGAAACTGGTCGAAGATATGATTAATGCCCGGTGCCGAAAGCGTGATCCATAG
- the fliI gene encoding flagellar protein export ATPase FliI produces the protein MSNSRAQLLLSERLNEAIASLDSIPVARVTGRLVKVNGLMMQAVGCRFRLEQRCLVETAEGSMIEAQVVGFDHNVAYLMPIRRLGGLFAGAKVVPLDGDSTVHIGHQWLGRVVNGLGEVLDDGPALKGGERVSLEARQINPLKRRPVDTPLDVGVRTINGLLTIGKGQRIGLMAGSGVGKSVLLGMLTKNTQADVIVVGLIGERGREVREFIERNLTPQARQKAIIIAAPADESPLMRLRATLLCHRVAEYFRDQGNDVLLLMDSLTRYAMAQREIALALGEPPATRGYPPSVFGILPQLLERAGNSENPDGSLTAIYTVLAEGDDQLDPVVDSARAILDGHVVLSRQLAEQGHYPAIDINASISRCMTACTHPSHAMVASQFRHFYANYLQVKELLPLGGYQPGQDPELDQAVAMYPGLKAYLQQSADETISYNDSLTELAHLFQDNGTGAV, from the coding sequence ATGAGTAATTCACGGGCTCAGCTCTTACTGTCTGAACGTCTGAATGAAGCGATTGCATCACTGGATTCGATCCCGGTTGCCCGGGTGACAGGCCGGCTGGTGAAAGTGAATGGCTTAATGATGCAGGCGGTCGGATGCCGGTTCAGGCTTGAACAACGTTGTCTGGTTGAAACCGCAGAAGGCAGCATGATCGAAGCACAGGTGGTTGGTTTTGATCATAATGTCGCTTATCTGATGCCGATCCGGCGGCTGGGTGGCTTGTTCGCCGGAGCTAAAGTTGTGCCGCTTGATGGCGACAGTACAGTACACATCGGCCACCAGTGGCTGGGACGGGTTGTGAATGGCCTGGGTGAAGTACTGGATGATGGTCCGGCTTTGAAAGGCGGGGAGCGCGTTTCTCTGGAAGCCCGGCAGATTAACCCGCTGAAACGCCGTCCGGTCGATACGCCGCTGGATGTCGGTGTCCGGACGATTAACGGTTTGCTGACGATTGGTAAAGGGCAGCGGATTGGTCTGATGGCCGGGAGTGGTGTCGGGAAAAGTGTGCTGCTTGGTATGCTGACAAAAAATACTCAGGCCGATGTGATTGTGGTCGGATTAATTGGTGAGCGGGGACGCGAAGTCCGCGAGTTTATTGAACGAAATCTGACGCCACAAGCGCGACAGAAAGCGATTATTATTGCCGCTCCGGCAGATGAATCGCCGTTAATGCGTCTCCGGGCAACTTTATTGTGTCACCGGGTTGCGGAATATTTCCGTGATCAGGGAAATGATGTCTTACTCCTGATGGACTCCCTGACCCGCTATGCGATGGCCCAGCGGGAAATTGCACTGGCTCTGGGCGAGCCGCCTGCCACCCGTGGCTATCCGCCTTCGGTGTTTGGCATCCTGCCTCAACTATTGGAACGGGCCGGAAACAGTGAGAACCCGGACGGAAGTTTAACCGCGATTTATACCGTACTGGCTGAAGGGGACGATCAGCTGGATCCCGTGGTAGATTCTGCCCGTGCGATTCTTGATGGTCATGTTGTCCTGTCGCGTCAGTTAGCAGAACAGGGCCATTATCCGGCGATTGATATCAATGCGTCGATTAGCCGTTGTATGACAGCTTGTACGCATCCTTCCCATGCGATGGTTGCCAGTCAGTTCCGCCATTTTTATGCTAATTATCTGCAGGTAAAAGAGTTGTTACCTCTTGGGGGGTATCAGCCGGGCCAGGATCCGGAGCTGGATCAGGCGGTTGCCATGTATCCGGGACTGAAAGCTTACCTGCAGCAGTCTGCGGATGAAACCATCAGCTACAATGACAGCCTGACTGAATTAGCGCATCTGTTTCAGGATAACGGAACCGGAGCTGTCTGA
- a CDS encoding flagellar hook-basal body complex protein FliE: protein MANQSMNNITSAEQLMLSKMDMMRAKAQPDFMVSANPLDSKLPESNLLATQPLNQPLSFSEAMTRVLNVVDSHQAIASEKMTAVETGKSDDLVGAMIASQKASLSFDALLQVRNKVVSSFEDIMKISV from the coding sequence ATGGCAAATCAATCAATGAATAATATAACTTCAGCAGAGCAGCTGATGCTGTCCAAAATGGACATGATGCGGGCAAAAGCTCAGCCTGATTTTATGGTGAGTGCAAATCCGCTGGACAGCAAATTACCGGAGAGCAATTTACTGGCAACTCAGCCATTAAATCAGCCTTTGTCTTTCTCTGAAGCCATGACCCGGGTTTTGAATGTTGTTGATTCACATCAGGCTATCGCCAGTGAAAAAATGACAGCTGTCGAAACCGGAAAAAGTGATGATCTGGTCGGTGCAATGATTGCCAGCCAGAAAGCAAGTTTGTCTTTCGATGCTTTATTACAGGTGCGTAATAAGGTTGTTTCTTCCTTTGAAGATATCATGAAAATATCGGTGTAA
- the fliH gene encoding flagellar assembly protein FliH, whose translation MKSDKLMHLMQGNYRAYRFPPMAQPLKLPGELPESDDQWLDEQAVLQEKLEAGFQQGVQQGYDEGLIQGIEQGKQQGLLEGQKEGFQRGFVSGEQSGKQTFVEAAKPVHDIYQTLSRWLEEREQQQRHMICELVQKVAQQVIRAELTLMPQQILSLVDETLEAMPGKSESVTVHLNPQDLERIKQINADLPQVWKLVANPELPAGGCQLVTEDAEADASCDSRLQACMDNVKQHMLEEITVLPDVSAETEGTPDTEMAQNVQAEEEAVE comes from the coding sequence ATGAAGTCAGATAAACTCATGCACCTGATGCAGGGAAACTACCGGGCTTACCGTTTTCCGCCCATGGCTCAGCCGTTAAAGCTGCCGGGCGAATTGCCTGAATCCGATGATCAGTGGCTGGATGAGCAGGCCGTATTACAGGAAAAGCTCGAAGCCGGTTTCCAGCAGGGTGTTCAGCAGGGATACGATGAGGGTTTAATTCAGGGGATCGAACAGGGAAAACAGCAAGGGCTGCTGGAAGGGCAGAAAGAAGGCTTTCAGCGCGGGTTTGTTTCCGGGGAGCAATCCGGTAAGCAGACGTTTGTTGAAGCCGCGAAACCCGTTCATGATATTTATCAGACACTTTCCCGCTGGCTTGAAGAACGCGAACAGCAGCAGCGTCATATGATTTGTGAACTGGTACAGAAAGTTGCCCAGCAGGTGATTCGTGCCGAACTGACGCTGATGCCGCAACAGATTCTGTCTTTGGTGGATGAAACCCTTGAGGCGATGCCCGGAAAATCAGAATCAGTGACAGTGCATCTGAATCCACAGGATCTGGAGCGGATTAAGCAGATTAATGCGGACTTGCCTCAGGTGTGGAAACTGGTTGCCAATCCGGAACTACCGGCTGGTGGCTGCCAGCTGGTGACTGAGGATGCAGAAGCAGACGCAAGCTGTGACTCCCGCCTTCAGGCCTGTATGGATAATGTGAAACAGCATATGCTGGAAGAAATTACCGTCTTACCTGATGTATCTGCCGAAACTGAAGGTACCCCGGATACAGAAATGGCACAGAATGTTCAGGCAGAGGAAGAGGCTGTTGAATGA
- a CDS encoding sigma-54-dependent transcriptional regulator has translation MTNTDILLVEPNEHFSQPVIEVLESAGYSVRHARTGRGALLEEKAAITVVSSDLPDMCVREWVACHQKQADCGVAIAIVEQDQSLLAAETMKAGATDYLLRPFESNQLLSLLRRVEALGKPMANIVAESWRSKQVLQLAHRAACTNASVLISGESGTGKEVLARYVHEQSTRADGPFIAVNCAAIPESMLEAVLFGHVKGAFTGAVASQSGKFEEANGGTILLDEIGEMSPAVQAKLLRVLQEHEVERIGSHKPVRLDIRVIAATNKDLREEVQKGHFREDLYYRLDVLPLYWPPLRERREDILPISQFFIRKYQDGSQCYLSQDARQALSQYHWPGNIRELENVVQRALVMRHGDCITAQDLMLSAEFQPATAAVESGPVFGHVEAKKQAEYQYILDKLRQFGGNRTKTANALGVSTRALRYKLAAMREQGIDLQSALGSAA, from the coding sequence ATGACGAATACAGATATTTTGTTGGTTGAGCCCAATGAACATTTTTCTCAACCAGTCATTGAGGTGTTAGAAAGCGCAGGATACAGCGTGCGTCATGCACGCACGGGGCGCGGTGCATTGCTTGAAGAAAAAGCAGCGATTACCGTTGTTAGTTCTGATTTGCCTGATATGTGTGTTCGTGAATGGGTGGCGTGCCATCAGAAACAGGCAGACTGCGGTGTTGCTATTGCAATTGTTGAGCAGGATCAGAGCCTGCTGGCGGCGGAAACTATGAAGGCGGGTGCGACTGATTATTTACTGCGTCCTTTCGAGTCAAATCAATTGCTGAGTTTATTACGCCGGGTCGAAGCGCTGGGTAAGCCGATGGCCAATATTGTGGCGGAATCATGGCGGAGTAAACAGGTCCTTCAGCTGGCTCACAGGGCTGCCTGTACCAATGCCAGTGTCCTGATTTCCGGTGAATCCGGTACCGGCAAGGAAGTGCTTGCCCGTTATGTGCATGAGCAATCGACCCGTGCTGATGGTCCGTTTATTGCGGTGAACTGTGCGGCGATTCCTGAATCGATGCTGGAAGCGGTGCTGTTTGGTCATGTCAAAGGGGCATTTACCGGTGCAGTAGCATCGCAGAGCGGTAAGTTTGAAGAAGCCAACGGCGGTACAATTTTGCTCGATGAGATCGGAGAAATGTCTCCGGCGGTGCAGGCAAAACTACTGCGGGTACTTCAGGAACATGAAGTCGAACGGATTGGCAGCCACAAACCGGTTCGTCTGGACATCCGGGTCATCGCTGCCACCAATAAAGACCTGCGCGAAGAAGTGCAGAAAGGTCATTTCCGTGAAGATTTATATTACCGGCTGGATGTATTACCGCTGTACTGGCCGCCTTTGCGTGAACGCCGGGAAGATATTCTGCCGATCAGTCAGTTCTTTATCCGTAAGTATCAGGATGGCAGTCAATGCTATTTATCTCAGGATGCCCGGCAGGCTTTAAGCCAGTATCACTGGCCGGGAAATATCAGAGAACTGGAGAATGTCGTCCAGCGTGCGCTGGTGATGCGTCACGGTGATTGTATTACCGCCCAGGATTTAATGTTGTCGGCAGAATTTCAGCCAGCAACGGCTGCTGTGGAATCCGGCCCGGTATTTGGTCATGTTGAGGCGAAGAAGCAGGCAGAATATCAATATATTTTAGATAAATTACGTCAGTTCGGTGGTAACCGGACCAAAACAGCGAATGCCCTTGGTGTTTCAACCCGGGCGCTGCGTTATAAACTTGCGGCGATGCGGGAACAGGGAATCGATTTACAGTCGGCACTGGGCTCAGCTGCCTGA
- the fliF gene encoding flagellar basal-body MS-ring/collar protein FliF encodes MAELSTHVAGAAAGTASPAQPVNSDNMDNLTRKMKDLWSSSQRNLVLSAVLATIVAAIIVVALWSSAQSFRPLYSQQERFDIGDIISVLESEGISYRLQEQNGQVLVPEGQVAHTRMLLAAKGVKAKLPTGLDTLKDDSSLGTSQFMETARYRHGLEGELVRTIISLNAVNNARVHLAIPRETLFVRQNGENPTASVMLELNPGDDLKPEQVEAIVNLVAGSVTGMKPEFVSVIDQYGRLLSADIGSAESGKVNAKFLEYQKNVEKQVIRRAADMLTPIVGPSNFRVQVAADMDFSRVEETSEVMSDDPVVRSEHTINNNSVDQIALGVPGSLSNEPPVTGEKPTKDSQNTNARSEVNRQYAVGSKVRRTQYQQGHINKLSISVLLNSAVAPNGTAWTDEEKSQISDMIKEAVGMTTARGDSLSLMSFNFTPVEIEAPPQIPWWQDPTVQQPLRYVIGGMLGLAMIFFVLRPLVMHLTGADRRDQEAEAAAEQDDTVYDNLQTREEREREEALNRRLAEKGISASNGLDVGSDMLPPPGSPLEIQLKHLQLIANEEPQRVAEVLKQWVNVNEHSRVDAGEEAEQA; translated from the coding sequence ATGGCTGAACTTTCAACTCATGTGGCTGGTGCTGCAGCGGGGACCGCCTCTCCGGCCCAACCCGTGAATTCAGACAACATGGATAACCTGACGCGTAAGATGAAGGACTTATGGTCGAGCAGTCAGCGTAATCTGGTACTGTCTGCCGTGCTGGCAACGATTGTTGCTGCAATTATTGTGGTTGCCTTGTGGAGTTCTGCCCAGAGCTTCCGTCCTTTATACAGCCAGCAGGAACGGTTTGATATCGGTGATATTATTTCTGTGCTGGAGTCTGAAGGCATCAGTTACCGGCTGCAGGAGCAAAATGGTCAGGTGCTTGTGCCGGAAGGTCAGGTTGCTCATACCCGGATGCTGCTGGCAGCGAAAGGCGTGAAGGCCAAACTGCCGACCGGACTGGATACGCTGAAAGATGACAGTTCTCTCGGTACCAGCCAGTTTATGGAAACGGCCCGTTACCGTCATGGTCTGGAAGGTGAGTTAGTCCGCACGATCATCTCTTTGAACGCGGTGAACAATGCCCGGGTGCATTTAGCCATTCCCCGTGAAACCTTATTTGTCCGCCAGAATGGTGAGAACCCTACTGCGTCTGTGATGCTGGAGCTGAATCCGGGTGATGATCTGAAACCGGAGCAGGTTGAAGCGATTGTAAATCTGGTTGCGGGTAGTGTGACCGGCATGAAGCCGGAATTTGTGTCGGTGATTGACCAGTATGGCCGTTTGCTGAGTGCTGATATCGGTTCTGCGGAATCAGGCAAAGTGAATGCGAAGTTTCTTGAATATCAGAAAAATGTCGAGAAACAGGTTATCCGCCGGGCAGCCGATATGCTGACGCCGATTGTCGGGCCAAGTAACTTCCGGGTTCAGGTTGCTGCAGATATGGATTTCAGCCGGGTTGAAGAGACCAGTGAAGTGATGAGCGATGATCCTGTGGTGCGCAGTGAACATACGATCAATAACAACTCGGTGGATCAAATTGCTCTCGGTGTTCCGGGCTCATTAAGTAACGAGCCGCCGGTCACCGGAGAAAAACCAACCAAAGACAGCCAGAACACCAATGCCCGTTCTGAAGTGAACCGTCAATATGCTGTAGGCAGTAAAGTACGCCGGACGCAATATCAGCAGGGTCATATCAACAAACTGAGCATTTCTGTCCTGCTGAACTCTGCGGTTGCGCCAAACGGAACGGCCTGGACAGATGAAGAGAAATCTCAGATCAGCGACATGATTAAAGAAGCGGTCGGCATGACGACAGCCCGCGGAGACAGTCTGAGCCTGATGAGCTTTAACTTCACCCCGGTTGAGATTGAAGCGCCGCCGCAGATTCCGTGGTGGCAGGATCCAACCGTGCAGCAGCCATTGCGCTATGTAATTGGCGGTATGTTAGGGCTGGCGATGATCTTCTTTGTATTGCGTCCGTTGGTGATGCATCTGACCGGGGCAGATCGTCGTGATCAGGAAGCAGAAGCCGCCGCTGAACAGGATGATACGGTTTACGATAACCTGCAAACACGTGAAGAGCGTGAACGTGAAGAAGCGTTGAACCGTCGTCTGGCAGAGAAAGGGATATCAGCGTCCAACGGACTGGATGTCGGTAGTGATATGTTGCCGCCGCCAGGATCGCCGCTGGAAATTCAATTGAAACACTTACAACTGATTGCAAATGAAGAACCGCAACGGGTTGCCGAAGTACTGAAACAATGGGTGAATGTTAATGAACACAGCAGAGTCGACGCAGGCGAAGAAGCAGAACAAGCTTAA